One Brassica napus cultivar Da-Ae chromosome A5, Da-Ae, whole genome shotgun sequence DNA window includes the following coding sequences:
- the LOC111215731 gene encoding tetraspanin-6-like: MYRFSNTVIGVLNLLSLLASIPIIGAALWKARSSTTCENFLQTPLLVIGFIILLVSLAGFIGACFNVAWALWVYLVVMIFLIATLMGLTLFGLVVTSQGGGVEVPGRVYKEYRLGDYHPWLRERVRDPQYWISIRSCILSSKTCAQIESWTTLDYFQRDMTSVQSGCCKPPTACTYDTGVIVGGEDCYRWNNGIETLCYECDACKAGVLEEIRLDWKKLSVVNILVLVLLIAVYAAGCCAFHNTRHAAHPYHPSDDNRMTKVRPRWDYYWWRWWHEKKEQLY; encoded by the exons ATGTACAGATTCAGCAACACAGTGATTGGAGTCTTAAACCTCCTCAGCTTACTAGCTTCAATACCAATCATAGGAGCCGCTCTATGGAAGGCAAGAAGCAGCACAACTTGCGAAAACTTCCTCCAGACTCCTCTACTCGTTATAGGTTTCATCATACTCTTAGTATCTCTCGCCGGATTCATAGGAGCCTGTTTCAACGTGGCATGGGCTCTTTGGGTTTACCTAGTGGTCATGATCTTCCTCATCGCGACTCTAATGGGTCTAACTCTGTTTGGTCTGGTGGTGACTAGCCAAGGAGGCGGTGTGGAAGTACCAGGGAGGGTTTATAAAGAGTATAGGCTTGGTGATTATCATCCAtggttgagagagagagttagagATCCTCAGTATTGGATCTCTATAAGAAGCTGTATCTTGAGTTCCAAGACTTGTGCTCAGATTGAATCTTGGACTACACTTGATTATTTCCAAAGAGACATGACTTCTGTTCAG TCGGGATGTTGTAAGCCACCGACGGCGTGCACGTACGATACCGGAGTAATAGTAGGAGGAGAAGATTGCTATAGATGGAACAATGGTATTGAAACGTTATGCTACGAGTGTGATGCTTGCAAAGCTGGTGTTCTTGAGGAGATCCGTCTTGACTGGAAAAAGTTGTCGGTCGTTAATATTCTGGTCCTTGTCCTCCTCATCGCTGTCTATGCAGCTGGTTGCTGCGCCTTCCACAACACTCGTCACGCAGCTCATCCTTATCATCCTTCTGATGATAACCGCATGACCAAAGTCCGTCCTCGTTGGGACTATTACTG GTGGAGATGGTGGCATGAAAAGAAAGAGCAGCTTTACTGA
- the LOC111215730 gene encoding metal tolerance protein C2 yields MERSVSFDLRGDNELPNDRSSDVGYAANDRRLAYSRSFHHSHGPRTPAAKPFLDRTVSTIDMPPEIYSVDGDDVFFGEGKAAAAIGKVSVLRMVLVVFGVLRNGNRQMKRLFLLISLNVAYSTTELLIGLLTGRVGLVSDAFHLTFGCGLLTFSLFAMATSRKKPDHAYSYGYKRLEVLSAFTNALFLMFMSFSLAVEALHAFVQDESEHKHYLIVSAVTNLLVNLLGVWFFRNYARMNIVYRKAEDMNYHSVCLHVISDSIRSAGLILASWLLSLGVENAEVLCLGLVSVTVFMLVMPLFKATGGVLLQMAPPNIPSSALSKCLRQITSREDVIEVLQARFWEVVPGHTVGSLRIQVKSGIDERPLLQYVYDVYHDLGVQDLTLQTDYS; encoded by the exons ATGGAGAGATCCGTTTCCTTCGATCTTCGCGGCGATAACGAACTCCCGAATGATCGGAGCAGCGACGTCGGATACGCCGCCAATGATCGGAGGCTTGCTTACTCCCGCTCCTTTCACCACTCCCACGGCCCGCGAACGCCCGCGGCTAAGCCTTTTCTCGATAGGACGGTCTCCACCATCGATATGCCGCCGGAGATATACTCTGTCGACGGGGATGATGTTTTCTTCGGGGAAGGGAAAGCGGCGGCGGCGATTGGGAAGGTGTCGGTTTTGCGTATGGTTTTGGTGGTTTTTGGGGTGCTGAGAAATGGAAATCGGCAGATGAAGAGATTGTTTCTGTTGATTTCGCTTAACGTGGCGTACTCTACCACAGAGCTGTTGATTGGGCTATTGACTGGGCGTGTAG GTTTGGTTTCTGATGCATTCCATTTGACATTTGGATGTGGTCTCCTGACGTTTTCTTTATTTGCAATGGCGACTTCAAGGAAGAAGCCTGATCATGCTTACTCATACGG GTACAAAAGACTTGAAGTTCTTTCTGCTTTCACTAATGCT CTGTTTCTTATGTTCATGTCGTTCTCCTTAGCTGTGGAAGCTCTTCATGCATTTGTTCAAGATGAATCAGAGCACAA GCATTATCTTATCGTATCAGCGGTAACAAATCTGCTGGTGAACCTACTTGGTGTTTGGTTCTTCCGGAATTATGCTCGTATGAATATTG TGTACAGAAAAGCAGAAGATATGAACTACCACTCCGTTTGCTTGCATGTCATATCAGATTCCATCCGCAG TGCAGGTCTGATACTGGCATCCTGGCTCCTCTCTCTCGG GGTTGAAAATGCAGAGGTCCTATGTTTGGGATTGGTATCAGTTACAGTGTTTATGCTTGTTATGCCACTCTTCAAAGCCACTGGTGGTGTCTTGCTTCAGATGGCACCTCCAAACATTCCTTCTTCCGCATTAAGCAAATGCTTGCGTCAG ATTACTTCTCGAGAGGACGTCATAGAGGTTTTACAGGCACGTTTCTGGGAGGTTGTGCCCGGCCACACTGTTGGCTCACTCAGAATCCAG GTGAAGAGCGGGATAGATGAAAGGCCTTTACTGCAATATGTGTATGATGTATACCATGATTTGGGTGTACAAGACTTGACGCTGCAAACAGATTACAGCTGA